In Brachypodium distachyon strain Bd21 chromosome 2, Brachypodium_distachyon_v3.0, whole genome shotgun sequence, one genomic interval encodes:
- the LOC100823765 gene encoding uncharacterized protein At5g01610, giving the protein MDQVLNKVGSYWFSKKASKEIDSIGDDLNSVSSSIGGGAKWMVNKIKGKLQKALPDLLKEYDMPTGLFPRDTTNYEFNQETKKLTVYIPSACDVGYKDSSVVRFFTCVTGYLEKGKLSDIEGMKTKVLVWTKVTSIKTEGSKLHFTAGMKKTRSRDAYEVIRDGIVIDKF; this is encoded by the exons ATGGACCAGGTGCTGAACAAGGTGGGGAGCTATTGGTTTAGCAAGAAGGCCAGCAAGGAGATCGACTCCATCGGCGACGACCTCAAT TCAGTCTCTTCCAGCATTGGTGGGGGAGCTAAATGGATGGTGAACAAAATCAAAG GGAAGCTGCAGAAAGCATTGCCAGATCTTCTCAAAGAATATGACATGCCAACAGGCCTCTTTCCACGGGATACAACCAATTACGAGTTCAATCAAGAGACAAAGAAGCTGACAGTATACATCCCTTCAGCTTGTGACGTAGGGTACAAGGACTCATCAGTTGTGCGGTTCTTCACCTGTGTCACCGGCTACCTCGAGAAGGGAAAGCTTTCTGACATTGAAGGCATGAAGACCAAGGTGCTTGTATGGACCAAGGTGACCTCCATCAAGACAGAGGGCTCAAAGCTCCATTTCACTGCTGGCATGAAGAAGACCCGTAGTCGTGATGCATACGAGGTCATCAGGGATGGTATCGTCATAGACAAGTTCTAG